The proteins below come from a single Elgaria multicarinata webbii isolate HBS135686 ecotype San Diego chromosome 11, rElgMul1.1.pri, whole genome shotgun sequence genomic window:
- the SP6 gene encoding transcription factor Sp6, with product MLTAVCGSLGNQCSETPCSSPNHLELQPLQTYQPHTSSESGGDFPSPLQPTELQHLPLAGPDTEYSANTGYELHGSSRLDLDSESQLPPGSYSKLLQAAPDMAHHYEPWFRPTHPSNATDDGGVNPWWDLHAGSSWMDLQSGLQPPAHTGGLQPALGGYGSAEHQLCGPPHHLLPSATHLMGQEVIKSLDSTQEPHPMEQAGDGSGRPKSSRRSVTRSSGQAACRCPNCQEAERVGQCPDNSKKKHLHNCHIPGCGKAYAKTSHLKAHLRWHSGDRPFVCNWLFCGKRFTRSDELQRHLQTHTGTKKFTCPVCNRVFMRSDHLSKHMKTHEGAKEEAEGEAKVGTEPPAKVKREPDGSSSSAASQPN from the coding sequence ATGCTCACAGCCGTCTGTGGTTCTCTTGGCAACCAGTGCTCAGAGACACCCTGTTCCTCTCCAAACCACTTGGAGCTGCAGCCTCTGCAGACCTACCAGCCTCACACCAGCTCAGAGAGCGGAGGAGATTTCCCATCTCCTCTGCAGCCCACAGAACTCCAGCACCTGCCTCTGGCTGGGCCTGACACGGAGTATTCAGCCAACACCGGTTACGAGCTGCATGGGTCTTCGAGGTTAGACCTGGACAGTGAAAGCCAGCTGCCCCCCGGCTCATACTCTAAGCTCTTACAGGCGGCACCAGATATGGCTCACCACTACGAACCTTGGTTCCGGCCTACACATCCTAGCAATGCCACTGACGATGGAGGTGTCAATCCATGGTGGGATCTCCATGCTGGGTCCAGCTGGATGGATCTTCAGAGTGGTCTCCAGCCACCAGCCCACACAGGTGGACTTCAGCCAGCGCTGGGTGGCTATGGTTCTGCAGAACATCAGCTCTGCGGCCCGCCTCATCACTTGTTGCCTTCAGCGACACACCTCATGGGCCAGGAAGTGATCAAATCCCTGGATTCTACTCAGGAGCCTCACCCAATGGAGCAGGCTGGGGATGGGAGTGGGAGGCCAAAGAGCTCAAGGCGCTCGGTGACCAGGAGTTCTGGCCAGGCTGCCTGCCGATGCCCCAACTGCCAGGAGGCTGAAAGGGTGGGCCAGTGCCCTGACAACTCCAAGAAGAAGCACCTCCACAACTGCCATATTCCCGGTTGTGGCAAGGCCTATGCCAAGACATCCCACCTGAAGGCCCACCTGAGGTGGCACAGTGGTGACCGCCCCTTCGTCTGCAATTGGCTGTTCTGTGGCAAGCGCTTCACCCGTTCTGATGAGTTGCAACGGCACCTTCAGACCCACACAGGAACCAAGAAATTCACCTGCCCTGTTTGCAACCGGGTCTTCATGAGAAGTGACCACCTCAGCAAGCACATGAAGACGCATGAGGGCGCTAAGGAGGAAGCAGAGGGAGAAGCCAAAGTGGGGACAGAGCCTCCTGCCAAAGTCAAACGGGAACCCGACGGAAGCTCTTCGAGTGCTGCTTCCCAGCCCAACTGA